The following are encoded in a window of Gavia stellata isolate bGavSte3 chromosome 17, bGavSte3.hap2, whole genome shotgun sequence genomic DNA:
- the LOC104259124 gene encoding golgin subfamily B member 1 isoform X1: MVMKKSDEVAALTSHLSRQSHNILALKDQIDSLLIEKENLKMVSEEKETLLSEKETLIQQMKDSKMAGEGQYMQIISGLQNQIQALAFETSQLRHAMQEKENEFKRQAQELKLLKDKSEESDVLRVQLSENMEVISDLQYQLRNATEKSSQLNDSIIQKDESLKQKVDEYVSLKAQLSEVQESSVLQQKQLELLASEAEQLKVLVSEKELTINNISLSSENLKTQLQEKENACEVLKKQVVELEEVKVNLQKEIQHQKTVIIDMDQSLSEKESSLTENKSLLKTLTEKAREDEEKTNLISQLKSQVHELTQELQKSKELVHERENAFLSLQEKIEAQYELRTELNAALGKKEEVIAGLLNSLKEKDTSIQLADSNVNVLSSEIEVLREKLERSGAAVKNLTKEFQEKNEKLDINQKKMDSLTIELDSLKNEHQKALDQISTWEEELQQKELAVESLRVKCTEQADNIACLKSELNNVNSKSSQDCRDNALLIGSLQCQVESLEKEKNRLQEDADKLMAENAQLTTSLNDLQKKLEELREINEKLETSENYSRMQIDAVKLQMKTEKEKLQMQAKEGASLAAVEISKLKTKVDDLEKALHQTKAFQAETEREIASYQNELAGLRMENNLLLSESQALRNQCQITVAEKDRQIAELQKLQQDVIVKKPVSAGSNYPVKILETASLAGSADTPEEVKHVLAERNQLQSELQRCLQEIHQKDLHFQQINSKVVQSAEENAVLSAQLKTLSQTLRDNQLRYADLQNRYLRLEREYQTIQVTSFQGAVQDETRAEVPPGAPQERSAVIVEMDNMQLNELRKRLAETEQQYDSVQQALSQLTETLAEEKRRREAAEEALGLSEEQSNRFEVSSYRSVPSEYTVQMETEEEREALIINSSEHVIVRKMKGGALSFRRWLRGRSLYCSKLLTSRAKSRYLFLAYLVTLHLVVLLCLTGVL; this comes from the exons ATGGTAATGAAAAAGTCAGACGAAGTAGCTGCTTTAACTTCACACTTGTCCCGACAAAGTCATAATATTTTAGCTCTGAAGGACCAAATTGATAGCCTCTtgattgaaaaagaaaacttaaaaatggtctctgaagaaaaagaaactctcctttctgaaaaggaGACTTTGATTCAGCAAATGAAAGATAGTAAAATGGCAGGAGAAGGGCAATATATGCAAATCATTTCAGGTCTGCAAAACCAGATACAAGCCCTGGCTTTTGAAACCAGCCAGCTTAGACACGcaatgcaggaaaaagaaaatgaatttaagaGGCAAGCCCAAGAATTAAAGTTATTAAAAGATAAATCCGAAGAGTCTGATGTACTTAGGGTTCAACTGTCTGAGAATATGGAGGTTATTTCTGACCTTCAATATCAGCTTAGAAATGCGACAGAAAAATCATCCCAGTTGAATGATTCAATTATACAGAAGGAtgaatctttaaaacaaaaggtaGATGAATACGTCAGTTTAAAAGCACAGCTTTCTGAGGTACAGGAAtcttctgttttgcagcagAAACAGTTGGAGCTTTTAGCCTCTGAAGCAGAACAATTAAAAGTActtgtttcagaaaaagaattaaCCATCAACAATATTTCATTATCTAGTGAGAATTTAAAAACGCAACTTCAAGAGAAAGAGAATGCATGTGAGGTCTTAAAGAAACAGGTGGTAGAGCTGGAGGAAGTGAAAGTGaatttacaaaaagaaatacagcatcAGAAGACTGTAATAATTGACATGGACCAGTCCTTATCAGAAAAGGAGTCATCTCTTACGGAAAATAAAAGTCTCCTCAAAACTCTGACGGAGAAAGCAAGGGAAGATGAAGAGAAGacaaatttaatttctcagctCAAAAGTCAGGTCCATGAACTAACACAAGAACTACAGAAATCTAAAGAACTAGTCCATGAGagagaaaatgcctttttatcTCTTCAGGAGAAAATTGAAGCACAGTATGAACTAAGAACTGAGTTGAATGCAGCtcttgggaaaaaagaagaagttATTGCTGGGCTGCTTAATTCTTTAAAGGAGAAAGATACCAGTATACAGTTGGCAGACAGCAACGTTAATGTTCTTTCTAGTGAGATTGAGGTTCTCAGAGAAAAATTAGAGAGAAGTGGTGCAGCTGTGAAAAACCTTACTAAggaatttcaggaaaagaatgagAAGCTTGATattaatcagaagaaaatggatTCTTTGACAATTGAACTTGACTCTCTTAAAAACGAACACCAAAAAGCACTAGACCAAATAAGTACATGGGAAGAAGAACTACAGCAAAAAGAATTGGCTGTGGAGTCTCTGCGTGTGAAGTGCACTGAACAGGCAGATAACATAGCATGTTTGAAGTCGGAGTTGAACAATGTAAATTCCAAATCTTCTCAAGACTGCCGTGACAATGCGCTTTTAATAGGTAGTCTGCAGTGCCAGGTAGAgtctttggagaaagaaaaaaatcggTTGCAAGAAGATGCTGATAAACTGATGGCTGAAAACGCACAACTTACTACATCTCTAAAtgatttgcaaaagaaattggAAGAGCTCCGAGAAATCAATGAAAAACTAGAAACCAGTGAGAATTATTCAAGAATGCAGATAGATGCTGTCAAACTGCAgatgaagactgaaaaagagaagttacAGATGCAG GCTAAAGAAGGAGCCAGCCTTGCAGCTGTTGAAATATCAAAACTGAAGACCAAGGTTGATGATTTGGAGAAGGCATTGCATCAGACAAAAGCCTTCCAAGCAGAAACTGAGAGAGAGATTGCATCATACCAGAATGAGCTTGCTGGATTAAG AATGGAAAACAACCTCCTCCTCTCAGAGTCCCAGGCACTGCGAAATCAATGTCAAATCACAGTTGCTGAGAAAGACCGACAGATTGCAGAGCTACAGAAGCTGCAACAAGACGTGATTGTTAAGAAACCAGTCTCCGCTGGCAGCAATTACCCAGTCAAG ATTTTAGAAACCGCCTCCCTCGCTGGAAGTGCAGATACGCCGGAGGAAGTCAAACATGTCTTAGCTGAGAGGAATCAGCTTCAAAGTGAACTGCAGCGCTGTCTTCAGGAGATACACCAGAAGGATCTGCATTTTCAGCAGATTAATTCAAAG gtTGTGCAGTCGGCAGAAGAGAATGCTGTCTTGTCTGCCCAGTTGAAGACTCTTTCGCAGACTCTAAGGGATAACCAGCTTCGTTACGCTGACTTGCAAAATCGTTATTTAAGACTGGAGAGGGAATATCAGACAATCCAAGTGACATCTTTCCAAGGCGCTGTTCAG GATGAAACTAGAGCAGAAGTTCCCCCTGGAGCACCACAGGAAAGATCTGCAGTTATTGTTGAAATGGACAATATGCAGCTAAATGAACTCCGAAAAAG GCTTGCAGAGACTGAGCAACAATATGATTCAGTGCAGCAGGCTCTCTCACAGCTGACAGAAACActggcagaagagaagaggaggagagaagctgcagaagaggctcTGGGACTCTCTGAGGAGCAAAGTAACAG ATTTGAAGTAAGCAGTTATAGATCTGTACCTAGCGAATACACTGTTCAGATGGAAActgaggaggaaagggaagccTTAATCATCAATTCTAGTGAACATGTTATTGTGCGAAAA ATGAAAGGAGGAGCCCTTTCCTTCAGAAGATGGCTTCGAGGGCGAAGTCTTTACTGTTCTAAGCTGCTAACCTCCAGAGCAAAATCCCGCTATTTATTCCTCGCGTACCTAGTCACACTACATCTTGTTGTTTTACTGTGCCTCACTGGTGTTCTCTGA